The genomic DNA GGATAACTTTCCATTTTGCTCCCTTTGCCCATTATTGACATCCATGAGCCTTTATATGAATGTAAATACCGTTCATAGGTCAAGGGTGTTGCTACATCGCAAACCGCTATTTTCCCGGCAGTCTGCGGAAATTTTTTCGCTAATATATGTGTAAATGCCTCTGCCAGCTTTTGTTTTTCGGCTTTATATGTGCCGTTTTCTTTACAGGCTTTCCAGAAATTATAGCTGTCTCCCACGATTATGGAGGTCACGGCGGTGCATCCTTCTGGTGCATATCCTTTGTAACCTGCATAATTATTGATACCAATGGTGTATTCCGGCACACCACCGCACAGAAGTGGCTCCTCTATCATAAATGTTAAACTTTCTGGCATATCAGACAAATCTGCCTCCACGCCCACACTAACAAAGGTATTGAGTACAGGTTTTATGCTTTCACGCATCTTTTGTGCCCAAGTCTCCCGAATAGGAGGGTCAAACAGTGTGTCGATAGCAACAAGTGTATCCTGTGTCACGATCACTGCATCTGACTTAATGTGTTCACCGTTGATGATTACTCCGCAAGCAACTCCATTTTGAACCGATACTTTACATACCTCTTTGCTGTATTGTATCGTGCCTCCTAAGGCTTCAAAACGCTTTGCCATTCGATCAGCCATACGAAGTGAGCCGCCTTCGGGATAGCCTCCATCTCCGGAAGATAACGTTGCGATAGTAAAAGCCATTGCAGTGGCATTGTAATCAGCGCCAGCTATGTTTTCAAACAGATTCTGTAAAAGTGGGCTCTTAAACCGTTCTGCAAATTCCTTTGATGTTTGATTTGCATAAAAGGATATTCGGGGAAGAGCGGGCAGCATACTAAAAAGCGACGATAACCCAAAAGAAGATTTATTCTTAACTTTTACGTTCTTGATATCCATAATAGGCATAGCTATTTTTGTGAATTTTTTTATGTCCTTGCAGAATTTAATAATTTCCTTTTCATCATCCTGTGAAATCTCTAAAAAGTGCTGCTGCATCTTATCTATATCTCGATAGAGATATGCAGTCTGTCCGTTATATTCAAATGCAACAAAAGGATCTCGGTTATAAATATTAACAGTATCATCCAAAGCACCCACTTCACGCCACAGCTTGTTAAGTTGGGTTTTTGATGACGAACCTGTCAACCAGTGCATTCCGCCCTCGAATAAATACCCCTTTCTTCGCCAGCTTGTGGAGGCGCCTCCTGGAATGGTATGACTTTCGTAAATTGTAACATCAAATCCGCTTTGAAGTGCGTAAACACCTGCTGTAAGCCCGGCAATTCCTGCACCGACAATAATTACTTTCTTCATTGTTATTTCCTCCTTATAATATCAATAATCCAATCACTTTCAGGGCAGGGTGTATCGGGATTCAGTGCTATTTGTTCTGCTATGCCTTGAATCGCACACCAATAAGCGACTGCCAATGCATTAGGATCCCCCTCCCGAATTGTACCATTTGCCTGACCTTTTTGAATTAACAGAGTTGTCGGCGTATAAATATCAAAATTCAGTAGCTTGTCTTTAATACCTCGCGGTGCTGCTTCGTTATAAAACGCCTGACTCATCAGGACAAACATTTTAGCGGTAAATGATTCCGTCTGCACATAGTGAAAAATCTGTTTAGCGGTACTCTCGAAAAACTTGATTGGCTCCATCTCTGTGAGAGCCATGACGCTCATTGGACCCGAAATACCAATCGTTATCAGTTCTTCATACAGCTTTTCCTTTGATTCAAAATAATGAAACAAAAGCCCTGCACTCATACCGACCTGCTTTGCAATATCGCTGATTTTTGTCGAAGCATATCCCTTTCGAATAAATATATCTAGCCCCGCCATAAGAATTTCATTCCGGCGTTTTTCTTTTTGATCTTCACGAACTCCCATAATATTGAATCTCCATTCATTGAATATATATTCAATATTACTCGCTAGTATACCCTTTGTCAAGAAAAAACAAAAGATTAACTATTTTGGTTACAAATATCCTCTTAATAGAAGTTTTATAACAAAAAAATCCTTGCATATCATAACAAGAATTTTCGTTAGTTACGTAGTTATATAGTTATTGTCCTATAGT from Firmicutes bacterium HGW-Firmicutes-1 includes the following:
- a CDS encoding NAD(P)/FAD-dependent oxidoreductase; this translates as MKKVIIVGAGIAGLTAGVYALQSGFDVTIYESHTIPGGASTSWRRKGYLFEGGMHWLTGSSSKTQLNKLWREVGALDDTVNIYNRDPFVAFEYNGQTAYLYRDIDKMQQHFLEISQDDEKEIIKFCKDIKKFTKIAMPIMDIKNVKVKNKSSFGLSSLFSMLPALPRISFYANQTSKEFAERFKSPLLQNLFENIAGADYNATAMAFTIATLSSGDGGYPEGGSLRMADRMAKRFEALGGTIQYSKEVCKVSVQNGVACGVIINGEHIKSDAVIVTQDTLVAIDTLFDPPIRETWAQKMRESIKPVLNTFVSVGVEADLSDMPESLTFMIEEPLLCGGVPEYTIGINNYAGYKGYAPEGCTAVTSIIVGDSYNFWKACKENGTYKAEKQKLAEAFTHILAKKFPQTAGKIAVCDVATPLTYERYLHSYKGSWMSIMGKGSKMESYPSKPESIKNVYFAGQRIMIPGGLPVAAETGRKAVQYLCRDTDTVFQGNI
- a CDS encoding TetR/AcrR family transcriptional regulator yields the protein MGVREDQKEKRRNEILMAGLDIFIRKGYASTKISDIAKQVGMSAGLLFHYFESKEKLYEELITIGISGPMSVMALTEMEPIKFFESTAKQIFHYVQTESFTAKMFVLMSQAFYNEAAPRGIKDKLLNFDIYTPTTLLIQKGQANGTIREGDPNALAVAYWCAIQGIAEQIALNPDTPCPESDWIIDIIRRK